The following are encoded in a window of Cervus canadensis isolate Bull #8, Minnesota chromosome 11, ASM1932006v1, whole genome shotgun sequence genomic DNA:
- the RTN4RL2 gene encoding reticulon-4 receptor-like 2, translating into MLPGLGSLLPGPPACVLLLLLAAAPVAARCPMLCTCYPAPPTVSCQANNFSAVPRALPPGTQRLFLQNNLITALRPGSFGPSLLTLWLFSNNLSAIYPGTFRHLQALEELDLGDNRHLRSLEPDTFQGLERLQSLHLYRCQLSSLPGTVFRGLVSLQYLYLQENSLLHLQDDLFADLANLSHLFLHGNRLRLLTEHVFRGLGSLDRLLLHGNRLQGVHRAAFRGLGRLTILYLFNNSLASLPGEALADLPALEFLRLNANPWACDCRARPLWAWFQRARVSSSDVTCASPPERRGRDLRALREADFQACPPAAPTRPGGRARANSSSNHLYGVAEAGAPPADPSTLYRDLPAEDARGRPGGDAPTEDDYWGGYGGEDRRGEQTCPGAACQAPADSRGPARAPGLAAPLLCLLILAPHHL; encoded by the exons ATGCTGCCCGGGCTCGGGAGCCTGCTGCCAG GTCCCCCGGCCTGCGTCCTGCTGCTCCTCCTGGCCGCAGCCCCCGTCGCCGCCCGCTGCCCCATGCTCTGCACCTGCTACCCGGCGCCGCCCACCGTGAGCTGCCAGGCCAACAACTTCTCGGCGGTGCCGCGGGCCCTGCCGCCCGGCACGCAGCGCCTCTTCCTGCAGAACAACCTCATCACCGCGCTGCGGCCCGGCTCCTTTGGGCCCAGCCTGCTCACCCTGTGGCTCTTCTCCAACAACCTCTCGGCCATCTACCCGGGCACCTTCCGCCACCTGCAGGCGCTCGAGGAGCTGGACCTGGGCGACAACCGGCACCTGCGCTCGCTGGAGCCCGACACCTTCCAGGGCCTGGAGCGGCTGCAGTCGCTGCACCTCTATCGCTGCCAGCTCAGCAGCCTGCCCGGCACCGTCTTCCGCGGCCTGGTCAGCCTGCAGTACCTCTACCTCCAGGAGAACAGCCTGCTCCACCTACAG GATGACCTGTTCGCGGACCTGGCCAACCTGAGCCACCTCTTCTTGCACGGGAACCGCCTGCGGCTGCTCACGGAGCACGTGTTCCGCGGCCTGGGCAGCTTGGACCGGCTGCTGCTGCACGGGAACCGGCTGCAGGGCGTGCACCGCGCAGCCTTTCGCGGCCTCGGCCGCCTCACCATCCTCTACCTGTTCAACAACAGCCTGGCCTCGCTGCCCGGCGAGGCGCTGGCCGACCTGCCGGCGCTCGAGTTCCTGCGACTCAACGCCAACCCTTGGGCGTGCGACTGCCGCGCGCGGCCGCTCTGGGCCTGGTTCCAGCGCGCGCGCGTGTCCAGCTCCGACGTGACGTGCGCCTCGCCGCCCGAGCGCCGGGGCCGCGACCTGCGCGCGCTCCGCGAGGCCGACTTCCAGGCCTGCCCGCCCGCCGCGCCCACGCGGCCCGGGGGCCGCGCGCGCGCCAACAGCTCCTCCAACCACCTGTACGGGGTGGCTGAGGCCGGGGCGCCGCCGGCCGACCCCTCCACCCTCTACCGCGACCTGCCCGCCGAGGACGCGCGGGGGCGCCCGGGCGGCGACGCACCCACCGAGGACGACTACTGGGGCGGCTACGGCGGCGAGGACCGGCGGGGCGAGCAGACGTGCCCCGGCGCCGCCTGCCAGGCGCCCGCGGACTCCCGCGGCCCCGCGCGCGCGCCCGGGCTCGCCGCCCCGCTGCTTTGCCTGTTGATCCTGGCGCCCCACCACCTCTGA